A genomic region of Vitis vinifera cultivar Pinot Noir 40024 chromosome 7, ASM3070453v1 contains the following coding sequences:
- the LOC100250895 gene encoding ABC transporter G family member 5: MKKQGCEIEAIGINYQIYTHKGEQSSPFKIFNKQVVKGGTLSPGVRHVLKDVNCEAKPWEILAIVGPSGAGKSSLLEILAGKIAPQTASICVNQKPMDKAQFKKISGFVAQKDTLFPLLTVEETLMFSAKLRLRLPPAQLISKVKSLIQELGLEHVAGVRVGDDKARGISGGERRRVSIGVDAVHDPKVLILDEPTSGLDSTSALQIIDMLKTMAESRGRTIILSIHQPGFRIVKLFNSILLLANGSVLHHGTVEQLGLNLRLMGLEPPLHVNIVEYAIESIENIQEQKQQRQQKQQQQQQAVVQESTAAQLQAIPRGRSGNCTLQQLFQQSKVIDEEIIINTSIDFARGFANSRFRETIILTHRFSKNIFRTKELFACRTLQMLIAGLVLGSIFYQLKDNLIGAEERVGLFAFILTFLLSCTTEALPIFLQERDILMKETSSGSYRVSSYAIANGLVYLPFLLILAILFSLPLYLLVGLNPNFMAFMHFLFLIWLILYTANSVVVCFSALVPNFIVGYSVISGVMGSFFLFSGYFISKNGMPDYWIFMHYISLFKYPFEGFLINEFSGPGKCLDYMFGTCVVKGEDVLREEGYGEESRWRNVVIMVCFILLYRFISYVILRCRCSQRSLKGVLV; this comes from the coding sequence ATGAAGAAACAAGGGTGCGAGATTGAAGCAATTGGGATCAACTACCAGATCTACACACATAAAGGAGAGCAGTCCTCCCCTTTTAAGATCTTCAACAAACAAGTAGTGAAAGGTGGAACATTAAGCCCAGGCGTTAGGCATGTCCTGAAGGATGTCAACTGTGAGGCCAAACCATGGGAAATTCTCGCCATTGTCGGCCCCAGTGGTGCTGGAAAATCATCTCTACTCGAGATCCTCGCCGGAAAAATTGCGCCTCAAACCGCATCCATTTGTGTGAATCAGAAGCCCATGGACAAGGCTCAGTTCAAGAAAATATCTGGGTTCGTGGCTCAGAAGGACACCCTCTTCCCCCTCCTCACCGTTGAAGAAACCCTCATGTTTAGCGCCAAGCTGAGGTTAAGGCTTCCTCCGGCACAGTTGATCTCCAAAGTGAAGTCGTTGATACAGGAACTGGGATTAGAGCATGTGGCTGGCGTTCGGGTGGGTGATGATAAGGCGCGTGGCATCTCCGGCGGAGAAAGGCGGCGAGTCTCCATCGGTGTGGATGCGGTACATGACCCCAAGGTACTGATTCTGGATGAGCCCACTTCGGGACTTGACAGTACTTCTGCGCTTCAAATCATCGATATGCTTAAGACCATGGCTGAAAGCCGGGGTCGAACCATAATTCTGAGCATACACCAACCTGGGTTTCGCATTGTGAAGCTGTTCAACTCCATTCTTCTGCTGGCTAATGGCTCGGTTTTGCACCATGGCACAGTTGAGCAGCTTGGACTGAACTTGAGGCTGATGGGATTGGAGCCTCCTCTTCATGTTAACATCGTGGAATATGCGATAGAGTCAATTGAAAACATTCAAGAACAGAAACAGCAACGGCAACAGAAACAGCAACAGCAACAGCAAGCTGTGGTCCAAGAATCAACGGCAGCGCAACTGCAGGCAATCCCACGAGGCAGAAGTGGCAACTGCACTCTTCAACAGCTATTCCAACAGTCCAAGGTTATTGATGAGGAAATAATCATCAACACAAGCATCGATTTTGCCCGAGGTTTCGCCAATTCTAGATTTCGAGAGACCATCATTTTGACACATAGGTTCTCCAAAAACATTTTCAGAACCAAGGAGCTGTTTGCATGCCGAACACTTCAAATGCTGATTGCTGGGCTTGTTCTGGGTTCAATCTTTTATCAGCTCAAAGACAACCTAATTGGAGCCGAAGAAAGGGTAGGTCTGTTTGCGTTCATTTTGACATTTTTGCTGTCTTGCACAACAGAGGCCCTACCGATCTTCTTGCAAGAGAGGGACATTTTAATGAAGGAGACCTCCAGTGGAAGCTACAGGGTCTCATCATATGCCATTGCTAATGGGCTTGTTTATCTCCCATTTCTACTCATTCTAGCCATATTGTTCTCACTGCCACTGTACTTGCTTGTGGGTCTGAACCCAAATTTCATGGCATTCATGCACTTCTTGTTTCTCATATGGTTGATTCTCTACACTGCCAATTCAGTTGTGGTTTGTTTCAGTGCTCTTGTGCCTAATTTCATAGTCGGATACTCGGTGATATCGGGGGTGATGGGTTCGTTCTTTCTCTTTTCGGGCTACTTCATATCGAAGAACGGCATGCCGGATTActggattttcatgcattatatatCTCTGTTTAAGTACCCATTTGAAGGGTTTCTGATAAATGAGTTCTCGGGGCCGGGAAAGTGCTTGGATTACATGTTTGGGACATGTGTTGTGAAGGGTGAAGATGTGCTGCgagaagaaggatatggagAAGAGAGTAGATGGAGGAATGTGGTCATCATGGTGTGTTTCATATTGCTTTACAGGTTCATTTCTTATGTTATCCTCAGGTGTAGATGCTCTCAGAGGAGTCTCAAGGGCGTGCTTGTGTGA
- the LOC100853376 gene encoding uncharacterized protein LOC100853376 — translation MLHLPIHPTMNASHAGSIMDFGFLANRKTRNHGSFGSEIEFQPQICVEDGVGASSPPLWNRKNMSESTRNETSHLLPHDHCFSHLSRASQLERIADGRRELMEMVKNMSESTYELSLKDIVDEQHTSQEDEEEGSVEDRSTSFNSEIELLQQRSKTKRKNIKSPWITRSASMEKEVFLLKMFFPTSLGMKRKPAVGNGSKVSQKSLCDNPEDNVDKEWWKKRFLGAGQSKNSGKNSIWGSSGSSSRSNSNQSRQTNGVVLPGCWPFFHPKKARPED, via the exons ATGCTTCACCTCCCAATCCATCCCACCATGAATGCCTCCCATGCTGGTAGCATCATGGATTTTGGCTTCCTGGCCAACAGGAAAACCCGAAACCATGGGAGTTTTGGCAGTGAAATTGAGTTTCAACCTCAAATCTGTGTTGAAGATGGTGTTGGGGCCAGCTCACCGCCCTTATGGAACAGGAAGAATATGTCAGAAAGTACTCGGAATGAAACCTCACATCTGCTGCCTCATGATCACTGTTTCAGTCATCTGTCACGGGCATCACAACTAGAGAGGATTGCGGATGGCAGGAGAGAGCTTATGGAGATGGTTAAAAACATGTCTGAATCTACTTATGAACTCTCCCTCAAAGATATTGTCGATGAGCAGCACACTTCAcaggaagatgaagaagaaggttCAGTTGAAGACAGAAGTACGAGTTTCAACTCTGAAATTGAACTCTTGCAGCAGAGGAGCAagacaaagaggaaaaacattAAGTCGCCTTGGATAACAAGGAGTGCAAGCATGGAAAAAGAGGTTTTTCTTCTCAAGATGTTCTTCCCAACTTCTCTAGGAATGAAAAGGAAACCAGCAGTGGGAAACGGTTCAAAGGTTTCTCAGAAGTCATTGTGTGACAATCCTGAAGATAATGTGGACAAGGAGTGGTGGAAGAAAAGATTCCTAGGTGCAGGTCAAAGCAAAAACAGTGGAAAGAATAGCATCTGGGGAAGCAGTGGTAGCAGCAGCAGAAGCAACAGCAACCAAAGCAG GCAAACTAACGGCGTAGTCTTACCTGGTTGCTGGCCCTTTTTCCACCCCAAGAAAGCGAGACCAGAGGACTGA